A genomic region of Candidatus Methylomirabilota bacterium contains the following coding sequences:
- a CDS encoding radical SAM protein, producing MSSQGLDRHARLAILSEAAADDREHGMPLPHHRLAAPGAGESPVGIRKVRIPGRGSTSLMRVMQTNACSLSCGYCPTFCGGHVKRTALAPEEVARTFVEAHRAGLVSGLFLTSGVPGRAVRAMDRMLDAVHILRRREGFTGYVHMKVLPGAQRDQVREAARLCDRVSVNLEGPRDDVVRRLAKEKDLSGDLLPSLELAGRLARDARLEHRLDGPARMGTTTQFVVGAQGEQDQEILGLVGRLERQGLLHHAHFSAFQPVAGTPMEGLPPTPSAREFRLYQAEHLMRQYGFRFDELPFAADGNLPLEHDPKTAWALAHPEDFPLDVARAAQDLLLRVPGVGPRAAERIVTERRRVVLRGAEDLRRLGVDVYRAGYYLTLGGRRLARERPPLQQGLFADGRHLPSVVWSTPTPPCAYR from the coding sequence ATGAGCAGCCAAGGCCTGGACCGACACGCGCGACTGGCCATTCTCTCGGAGGCCGCGGCCGACGACCGCGAGCACGGCATGCCGCTGCCCCATCACCGCCTGGCCGCTCCCGGCGCGGGTGAGAGCCCCGTCGGGATCCGCAAGGTGCGAATCCCGGGGCGCGGCAGCACCAGCCTCATGCGCGTGATGCAGACGAACGCCTGCTCGCTGTCCTGCGGCTACTGCCCGACCTTCTGCGGCGGCCACGTGAAGCGCACCGCGCTGGCGCCGGAGGAGGTCGCGCGCACGTTCGTCGAGGCCCATCGCGCCGGGCTCGTCAGCGGCCTCTTCCTCACCTCGGGCGTGCCGGGCCGCGCCGTTCGCGCCATGGATCGGATGCTCGACGCCGTGCACATCCTTCGGCGACGGGAGGGCTTCACGGGCTACGTCCACATGAAGGTCCTGCCGGGCGCCCAGCGGGATCAGGTGCGCGAGGCCGCGCGGCTCTGCGATCGGGTCTCGGTCAATCTGGAGGGGCCGCGCGACGACGTGGTGCGACGGCTCGCCAAGGAAAAGGACCTCTCGGGCGATCTGCTGCCGAGCCTCGAGCTCGCCGGCCGACTCGCGCGTGACGCGCGGCTGGAGCACCGGCTGGACGGGCCCGCACGCATGGGCACGACCACGCAGTTCGTGGTGGGGGCGCAGGGCGAGCAGGACCAGGAAATCCTGGGCTTGGTGGGCCGGCTCGAGCGACAGGGCCTGCTACATCACGCGCACTTCAGCGCGTTCCAGCCCGTGGCGGGCACGCCGATGGAGGGCCTGCCGCCCACGCCCTCCGCTCGCGAGTTCCGTCTCTATCAGGCCGAGCACCTGATGCGCCAGTACGGCTTTCGCTTCGACGAGCTGCCCTTCGCCGCCGACGGCAATCTGCCGCTGGAGCACGATCCCAAGACGGCGTGGGCCCTGGCGCACCCGGAGGACTTTCCCCTGGACGTGGCACGCGCGGCCCAGGACCTGCTGCTGCGCGTGCCCGGCGTCGGTCCGCGCGCGGCCGAACGCATCGTGACGGAGCGGCGCCGCGTGGTGCTGCGGGGCGCCGAGGATCTCCGGCGTCTCGGTGTGGACGTCTACCGCGCGGGCTACTACCTCACCCTGGGTGGCCGCCGCCTCGCGCGGGAGCGTCCGCCGCTGCAGCAGGGACTCTTCGCGGACGGGCGGCATCTGCCGAGCGTGGTCTGGAGCACCCCCACGCCGCCCTGCGCGTACCGCTGA
- a CDS encoding putative lipoprotein → MNTLAGHRWGISWSSLRLVLAVVLLGAPLLAQGCSLSASSASSSNSSASSSESSSSSSPGNKEQKYMEDVRDYTASFVKSGGRIADFKTRLGEIARQHEVTNWEENLVTYEGIGRGLGKAKASQVEVDTYTSGLAGGDPKKAEAIKRGYDAEK, encoded by the coding sequence ATGAACACGCTCGCTGGACACCGCTGGGGCATCTCCTGGTCGTCGCTGCGCCTCGTGCTGGCGGTGGTGCTCCTCGGCGCCCCGCTCCTGGCCCAGGGCTGCTCGCTCTCGGCCAGCTCCGCGAGCTCGTCGAACTCCTCCGCCTCCTCCTCGGAGTCCTCCTCCAGCAGCTCCCCGGGCAATAAGGAGCAGAAGTACATGGAGGACGTGCGGGACTACACCGCGTCCTTCGTGAAGTCCGGCGGCCGCATTGCGGACTTCAAGACCCGCCTGGGCGAGATCGCTCGGCAGCACGAGGTCACCAACTGGGAGGAGAATCTCGTAACCTACGAGGGCATCGGGCGCGGGCTCGGCAAGGCCAAGGCCAGCCAGGTCGAGGTGGACACCTACACGAGTGGCCTCGCTGGCGGTGATCCCAAGAAGGCGGAAGCGATCAAGCGGGGCTACGACGCCGAGAAATAA
- a CDS encoding mandelate racemase/muconate lactonizing enzyme family protein, with protein sequence MKITAIDSVVLALPCAPPMSLEFPEHRMVAVTISTDESVSGLGYTLAFAGGGAEAIQVYLETRLKPLLLGEDPAFVERLWERMYRADRGIKRQGVAAYGIAALDIGLWDIAGKVAGQPLYKLWGAYTDRAEAYGSGGWGKYRVEDVIAEAQKYVGRGCRYYKMKIHDPDPRVNRKRVEVVKKALGDGVRLMVDVNQKLDVLGNLRQAQALEDLDLVWYEEPVLADDFAACAEVAHAIKIPVATGENAYSRYEFRELIERRAARYLMPDVCRANGFSETLRIGHLAAAHGLPLSPHVVHEISLQVVGALSNGFLVELMDWAPPDLFVEQPRCEGGVFRIPDRPGHGMELAPGAIDKYRLR encoded by the coding sequence ATGAAAATCACGGCGATCGACAGCGTGGTCCTGGCCCTCCCCTGCGCGCCCCCGATGTCCCTCGAGTTCCCCGAGCACCGGATGGTCGCCGTCACGATCTCGACCGACGAGAGCGTGAGCGGGCTCGGCTACACCCTGGCCTTCGCTGGCGGCGGGGCGGAGGCCATCCAGGTGTATCTGGAGACGCGGCTCAAGCCGCTGCTGCTCGGCGAGGACCCCGCCTTCGTCGAGCGCCTGTGGGAGCGCATGTACCGCGCCGACCGCGGCATCAAGCGCCAGGGTGTGGCCGCCTACGGCATCGCGGCGCTCGACATCGGGCTCTGGGACATCGCCGGCAAGGTGGCGGGGCAGCCGCTCTACAAGCTCTGGGGCGCCTACACCGACCGCGCCGAAGCCTACGGCAGCGGCGGCTGGGGCAAGTACCGCGTGGAGGACGTGATCGCCGAGGCCCAGAAGTACGTGGGGCGCGGCTGCCGCTACTACAAGATGAAGATCCACGACCCCGACCCGCGCGTGAACCGCAAGCGCGTCGAGGTGGTGAAGAAGGCGCTGGGCGACGGCGTGCGCCTGATGGTCGACGTCAACCAGAAGCTCGACGTGCTGGGCAATCTCCGCCAGGCGCAGGCGCTGGAGGATCTCGACCTGGTCTGGTACGAGGAGCCCGTCCTCGCCGACGACTTCGCCGCCTGCGCCGAGGTGGCGCACGCGATCAAGATCCCGGTGGCGACGGGCGAGAACGCGTATTCGCGCTACGAGTTCCGCGAGCTGATCGAGCGGCGGGCCGCCCGCTACCTCATGCCCGACGTGTGCCGCGCCAACGGCTTCTCCGAGACCCTGCGCATCGGCCATCTCGCCGCCGCCCACGGGCTCCCGCTCTCACCCCACGTCGTGCACGAGATCTCGCTCCAGGTGGTGGGCGCGCTCTCGAACGGTTTCCTCGTCGAGCTGATGGACTGGGCGCCGCCGGATCTGTTCGTGGAGCAGCCGCGCTGCGAGGGCGGCGTCTTCCGCATTCCCGACCGGCCCGGCCACGGCATGGAGCTGGCGCCGGGCGCGATCGACAAGTACCGCCTTCGCTGA